The genomic window TAAGGTTGAAAAATATTACTCATCGACTACGTTGGTCACAACTTCAAAATCCGGCGCTTCCTGAATATGCTTTTTCACCGCGCAGAGATTAGCGGCCTTTACCAGAGCATCGTGATATTTCCGGGGAAAATCTTCCGGAACCTGGATTTCCAAAGAGATTTTCTCGATCCCCTTACCACCTTCCTTCTTATGCTGCTTCTGCACAATACGGATATTGTCCGTTGGAATGTTTCTCTGCTCACAGAATGAGTAGACATACACGCCGGCACAGGTT from Prosthecochloris marina includes these protein-coding regions:
- a CDS encoding OsmC family protein, which codes for MHNTMIITSGGGKKVNAAYRGFTIETDQSERNGGEGTAPEPFMLFLASIGTCAGVYVYSFCEQRNIPTDNIRIVQKQHKKEGGKGIEKISLEIQVPEDFPRKYHDALVKAANLCAVKKHIQEAPDFEVVTNVVDE